One genomic region from Thermus antranikianii DSM 12462 encodes:
- a CDS encoding cupin domain-containing protein, with protein MEIKDLKSLVQYNPEKMAKIPVFSSDKMFFDLYALLPGQAQKVHAHEGSDKVYYVLEGEVVVRIGDEEALLVPGMAALARSGEAHGVRNESANPALLLVVMAPRP; from the coding sequence ATGGAGATCAAGGACCTGAAGAGTCTGGTTCAGTACAACCCGGAAAAGATGGCGAAAATCCCCGTCTTTTCCTCGGATAAGATGTTTTTTGACCTCTACGCCCTTCTTCCAGGCCAGGCCCAGAAGGTGCACGCCCACGAGGGTTCCGATAAGGTGTACTACGTTCTGGAGGGCGAGGTGGTGGTGCGCATCGGGGATGAGGAGGCCCTTTTGGTCCCGGGGATGGCGGCTTTGGCCCGCTCGGGGGAGGCCCACGGAGTGCGGAACGAGTCGGCCAACCCCGCCCTCCTCCTGGTGGTGATGGCCCCAAGGCCTTAG